One part of the Phaenicophaeus curvirostris isolate KB17595 chromosome 2, BPBGC_Pcur_1.0, whole genome shotgun sequence genome encodes these proteins:
- the HTR1E gene encoding 5-hydroxytryptamine receptor 1E: MNFTNCTTEANVAVKPKTVTEKMLVTLTLATITTLTMLLNSAVIAAISTTKKLHQPANYLICSLAVTDLLVAVLVMPLSITYIMIDKWTLGYFICEIWLSVDMTCCTCSILHLCVIALDRYWAITDAIEYARKRTAKRAGLMIVTVWTISIFISMPPLFWRNHHSVSIPSECRIQHDHVIYTIYSTFGAFYIPLTLILILYYRIYHAAKSLYQKRGSSRHLSNRSTDSQNSFASCRLTQTFCVSDFSTSDPTTEFDKINASVRIPPFENDLDLAGDRQQISTTRERKAARILGLILGAFILSWLPFFIKELLVGLHVCTVSPEVADFLTWLGYVNSLINPLLYTSFNEDFKLAFRKLIRCREHT; encoded by the coding sequence ATGAATTTCACAAATTGCACCACTGAAGCCAACGTGGCTGTGAAGCCAAAAACAGTAACTGAAAAGATGCTTGTTACCCTGACCTTGGCCACAATCACAACCTTGACTATGCTGCTGAATTCTGCTGTAATTGCAGCAATCTCCACAACCAAGAAGCTCCACCAGCCGGCAAATTATTTAATATGTTCACTAGCTGTGACAGATCTCCTTGTTGCTGTTCTCGTCATGCCCTTGAGCATCACTTACATAATGATAGATAAATGGACTTTGGGATACTTCATCTGTGAGATCTGGCTTAGCGTCGACATGACCTGTTGCACGTGTTCAATCCTTCATCTGTGTGTCATTGCTCTGGACAGGTACTGGGCAATCACAGATGCTATTGAATATGCCAGAAAAAGAACGGCAAAAAGGGCTGGTCTGATGATAGTTACAGTGTGGACGATCTCCATTTTCATATCAATGCCCCCTTTGTTTTGGAGAAATCACCATAGCGTCAGTATTCCCAGTGAGTGTCGCATTCAGCATGATCATGTCATCTACACCATTTATTCAACATTCGGAGCATTTTACATCCCCTTGACTTTGATCCTGATCCTGTACTACAGAATTTACCATGCTGCAAAGAGCCTTTACCAAAAGCGAGGCTCAAGCCGCCACCTCAGCAACAGGAGCACCGACAGCCAAAACTCCTTTGCCAGCTGCAGGCTCACACAGACATTCTGCGTCTCAGACTTCTCCACGTCTGACCCAACCACGGAGTTTGATAAAATTAATGCATCCGTGAGGATCCCTCCTTTCGAGAATGACCTGGACCTGGCTGGCGACCGGCAGCAGATCTCCACAACACGGGAACGAAAGGCTGCTCGCATCCTGGGCTTGATTTTAGGTGCTTTCATTTTGTCCTGGTTGCCCTTTTTCATCAAGGAGCTGCTTGTGGGCCTCCATGTCTGCACTGTCTCTCCAGAAGTAGCAGACTTCTTGACCTGGCTGGGATACGTCAACTCTCTTATCAACCCTTTGCTGTACACTAGTTTTAATGAAGATTTCAAGCTGGCCTTCAGAAAGCTCATCAGGTGTAGAGAACATACTTAA